The following coding sequences are from one Dermacentor silvarum isolate Dsil-2018 chromosome 4, BIME_Dsil_1.4, whole genome shotgun sequence window:
- the LOC119448222 gene encoding sulfotransferase 1B1 — MAASNADCSTQTSDNALKLRRVEGILITERFNESRLRSAMQYEPRTGDVFIMGFPKTGTTWLHFMVRRLLNKDDETPLESAAACAPGVSFLEIAGAGNVESLRRPGAVIKTHLLFENVRFSEKARYIYVLRNPYDTCVSFYHHLRTRSSDFSDISFDDFFEQFIDGYVYPGDYFDHLTSWLAQSSKANLLFIAYEDIIRDPRSSILRIAAFLDKRLEMTLSKDEAGLDAFLQTISADVMKAIFLDAYVARQRDMPSGCSHSESANHNHLNAPCEPDERASGRSIVRKAVVGDWKNYFSASQIERMSAKMASKTVALKQLLYVLWKNADLP, encoded by the exons ATGGCCGCCAGCAACGCGGACTGCTCGACGCAAACCAGCGATAATGCATTGAAGCTTCGCCGCGTCGAAGGCATCTTGATCACTGAGCGGTTCAACGAGTCTCGGCTGCGATCAGCGATGCAGTACGAGCCGCGGACCGGCGACGTGTTCATCATGGGCTTCCCGAAGACGGGTACAACTTGGTTGCACTTCATGGTGCGGCGCTTGCTCAACAAAGATGACGAGACGCCGCTGGAGAGCGCTGCCGCGTGCGCGCCCGGTGTTTCGTTCCTCGAAATCGCCGGTGCCGGGAACGTCGAGTCACTGCGTAGACCTGGCGCTGTCATCAAGACGCACTTGCTCTTCGAGAACGTGCGCTTCTCGGAAAAGGCCAG ATATATCTACGTGCTGCGTAACCCGTACGACACCTGTGTGTCGTTCTACCACCATTTAcgaacgaggagctcggatttcaGCGACATTAGCTTTGACGACTTCTTCGAGCAGTTCATCGACGGCTATGTTTACCCGGGCGACTACTTTGACCATTTGACATCTTGGCTGGCGCAAAGCTCAAAGGCCAACCTTCTCTTCATCGCGTACGAGGACATAATAAGAGATCCCCGCTCCAGCATCTTGAGGATTGCGGCCTTTCTCGACAAAAGGCTGGAAATGACTCTGAGCAAGGACGAGGCAGGGCTGGACGCATTCTTGCAG ACGATCTCCGCTGATGTCATGAAAGCGATCTTCCTCGACGCCTACGTGGCCAGACAGCGAGACATGCCCAGCGGCTGCAGTCATTCCGAGTCAGCAAACCACAACCATCTAAACGCCCCGTGTGAGCCAGATGAAAGAGCCAGCGGCAGAAGCATTGTCAGGAAAGCAGTTGTCGGAGACTGGAAGAATTACTTCTCGGCGTCTCAGATTGAACGCATGAGTGCCAAAATGGCATCAAAGACTGTCGCACTCAAACAATTGCTTTATGTTCTGTGGAAGAACGCTGACTTGCCATAG